In Canis lupus baileyi chromosome 15, mCanLup2.hap1, whole genome shotgun sequence, one genomic interval encodes:
- the ZYX gene encoding zyxin isoform X2 yields the protein MAAPRPPPAISVSVSAPAFYAPQKKFGPVVAPKPKVNPFRPGDGEPPPAAGAQRAQMGRVGEVPPPPPEDFPLPPPPVLGDGDESEGALGAAFPPPPPPLEEPFPSESLEEEIFPSPPPPPLDEEGGPEAALPPPPPQVSSGYVPPPVTTPFSHKSNTKPATGSTAPLPPWKSPSSSQPLPQAQAQAQPPSQGQLPVQPRPQAQAQAQPQPVPLANTQPRGPPAPSPAPKFSPVTPKFTPVASKFSPGAPGGPGSQPNQKLGSPEVPSSSSTGSPQPPSFTYAQQKEKPRVQEKQHPVPPPPAQNQNQVRSPGAPGPLSLKEVQELEQLTQQLMHDMEHPQRQNVAVNESCGRCHQPLARTQPAVRALGQLFHITCFTCHQCGQQLQGQQFYSLEGAPYCEGCYTDTLEKCNTCGQPITDRMLRATGKAYHPQCFTCVVCACPLEGTSFIVDQANRPHCVPDYHKQYAPRCSVCEGPIMPEPGREETVRVVALDKNFHMKCYKCEDCGKPLSIEADDNGCFPLDGHVLCRKCHTARAQT from the exons ATGGcggccccccgcccgcctcccgcgATCTCCGTGTCGGTGTCGGCTCCGGCCTTTTACGCCCCGCAGAAGAAGTTCGGCCCGGTGGTGGCCCCGAAGCCCAAAGTGAATCCTTTCCGGCCCGGGGACGGGGAGCCCCCGCCGGCCGCCGGGGCCCAGCGCGCGCAGATGGGCCGGGTGGGCGAggtgcccccgccgcccccggaag actttcccctgcctccccctcctgtCCTTGGGGATGGCGACGAGTCCGAGGGTGCTCTAGGAGCTgccttcccacctccccctccccctctggaGGAACCGTTCCCCTCTGAGTCTCTGGAGGAGGAGATCTTCCCTTCCCCGCCACCGCCTCCCCTGGACGAAGAGGGAGGGCCTGAGGCCGCCCTACCTCCCCCCCCACCACAG GTGTCATCTGGATATGTGCCCCCACCAGTCACCACTCCGTTCAGTCACAAGTCCAATACTAAGCCTGCAACGGGGAGCACAGCACCCCTGCCCCCTTGGAAGTCCCCTTCCagctcccagcctctgccccaggctcaggctcaggctcagccTCCCAGCCAGGGCCAGCTCCCTGTGCAGCcccggccccaggcccaggcccaggcccaacCCCAGCCTGTGCCTTTGGCTAACACTCAGCCTCGAGgacccccagccccatccccagccccTAAGTTTTCTCCAGTGACTCCCAAGTTTACTCCTGTGGCTTCCAAGTTCAGCCCTGGAGCCCCAGGTGGACCCGGCTCACAGCCCAATCAGAAGTTGGGGTCCCCTGAAGTTCCCTCTTCCAGTAGCACCGGCTCCCCTCAGCCCCCCAGCTTCACCTATGctcagcagaaggagaagccccGGGTGCAGGAGAAGCAGCATCCAGTGCCACCGCCACCGGCTCAAAACCAAAATCAG GTACgctcccctggggccccgggacCTCTGAGTCTGAAGGAGGTGCAGGAGCTGGAGCAGCTGACCCAGCAGCTAATGCACGACATGGAGCACCCTCAGAGGCAGAATGTGGCTGTCAATG AGTCCTGTGGCCGGTGTCATCAGCCCCTGGCACGCACACAGCCCGCGGTTCGAGCCCTGGGACAGCTGTTCCACATCACCTGCTTCACCTGCCACCAGTGTGGGCAGCAACTGCAAGGACAGCAGTTCTACAGCCTGGAGGGGGCGCCCTACTGTGAGGGCTGCTACACT GACACTCTGGAGAAGTGCAACACGTGTGGGCAGCCCATCACTGATCGCATGCTGAGGGCCACGGGCAAAGCCTACCACCCGCAGTGCTTCACGTGCGTGGTCTGCGCCTGCCCACTGGAGGGCACCTCCTTCATCGTGGACCAGGCCAACCGGCCCCACTGTGTACCTGACTACCACAA GCAGTATGCCCCCAGGTGCTCCGTCTGCGAAGGGCCCATCATGCCTGAGCCCGGCCGCGAGGAGACCGTGCGAGTGGTCGCTCTGGACAAGAACTTCCACATGAAGTGCTACAAGTGCGAG GACTGCGGGAAGCCACTGTCCATCGAGGCAGATGACAATGGCTGCTTCCCCCTGGACGGCCACGTGCTCTGCCGGAAGTGCCACACCGCCAGAGCCCAGACCTGA
- the ZYX gene encoding zyxin isoform X1 has translation MAAPRPPPAISVSVSAPAFYAPQKKFGPVVAPKPKVNPFRPGDGEPPPAAGAQRAQMGRVGEVPPPPPEDFPLPPPPVLGDGDESEGALGAAFPPPPPPLEEPFPSESLEEEIFPSPPPPPLDEEGGPEAALPPPPPQPREKVSSIDLEIDSLSSLLDDMTRNDPFKSRVSSGYVPPPVTTPFSHKSNTKPATGSTAPLPPWKSPSSSQPLPQAQAQAQPPSQGQLPVQPRPQAQAQAQPQPVPLANTQPRGPPAPSPAPKFSPVTPKFTPVASKFSPGAPGGPGSQPNQKLGSPEVPSSSSTGSPQPPSFTYAQQKEKPRVQEKQHPVPPPPAQNQNQVRSPGAPGPLSLKEVQELEQLTQQLMHDMEHPQRQNVAVNESCGRCHQPLARTQPAVRALGQLFHITCFTCHQCGQQLQGQQFYSLEGAPYCEGCYTDTLEKCNTCGQPITDRMLRATGKAYHPQCFTCVVCACPLEGTSFIVDQANRPHCVPDYHKQYAPRCSVCEGPIMPEPGREETVRVVALDKNFHMKCYKCEDCGKPLSIEADDNGCFPLDGHVLCRKCHTARAQT, from the exons ATGGcggccccccgcccgcctcccgcgATCTCCGTGTCGGTGTCGGCTCCGGCCTTTTACGCCCCGCAGAAGAAGTTCGGCCCGGTGGTGGCCCCGAAGCCCAAAGTGAATCCTTTCCGGCCCGGGGACGGGGAGCCCCCGCCGGCCGCCGGGGCCCAGCGCGCGCAGATGGGCCGGGTGGGCGAggtgcccccgccgcccccggaag actttcccctgcctccccctcctgtCCTTGGGGATGGCGACGAGTCCGAGGGTGCTCTAGGAGCTgccttcccacctccccctccccctctggaGGAACCGTTCCCCTCTGAGTCTCTGGAGGAGGAGATCTTCCCTTCCCCGCCACCGCCTCCCCTGGACGAAGAGGGAGGGCCTGAGGCCGCCCTACCTCCCCCCCCACCACAG CCCAGGGAGAAGGTGAGCAGTATTGATTTGGAGATCGACTCTTTGTCCTCACTGCTGGATGACATGACCAGGAATGATCCCTTCAAATCCCGA GTGTCATCTGGATATGTGCCCCCACCAGTCACCACTCCGTTCAGTCACAAGTCCAATACTAAGCCTGCAACGGGGAGCACAGCACCCCTGCCCCCTTGGAAGTCCCCTTCCagctcccagcctctgccccaggctcaggctcaggctcagccTCCCAGCCAGGGCCAGCTCCCTGTGCAGCcccggccccaggcccaggcccaggcccaacCCCAGCCTGTGCCTTTGGCTAACACTCAGCCTCGAGgacccccagccccatccccagccccTAAGTTTTCTCCAGTGACTCCCAAGTTTACTCCTGTGGCTTCCAAGTTCAGCCCTGGAGCCCCAGGTGGACCCGGCTCACAGCCCAATCAGAAGTTGGGGTCCCCTGAAGTTCCCTCTTCCAGTAGCACCGGCTCCCCTCAGCCCCCCAGCTTCACCTATGctcagcagaaggagaagccccGGGTGCAGGAGAAGCAGCATCCAGTGCCACCGCCACCGGCTCAAAACCAAAATCAG GTACgctcccctggggccccgggacCTCTGAGTCTGAAGGAGGTGCAGGAGCTGGAGCAGCTGACCCAGCAGCTAATGCACGACATGGAGCACCCTCAGAGGCAGAATGTGGCTGTCAATG AGTCCTGTGGCCGGTGTCATCAGCCCCTGGCACGCACACAGCCCGCGGTTCGAGCCCTGGGACAGCTGTTCCACATCACCTGCTTCACCTGCCACCAGTGTGGGCAGCAACTGCAAGGACAGCAGTTCTACAGCCTGGAGGGGGCGCCCTACTGTGAGGGCTGCTACACT GACACTCTGGAGAAGTGCAACACGTGTGGGCAGCCCATCACTGATCGCATGCTGAGGGCCACGGGCAAAGCCTACCACCCGCAGTGCTTCACGTGCGTGGTCTGCGCCTGCCCACTGGAGGGCACCTCCTTCATCGTGGACCAGGCCAACCGGCCCCACTGTGTACCTGACTACCACAA GCAGTATGCCCCCAGGTGCTCCGTCTGCGAAGGGCCCATCATGCCTGAGCCCGGCCGCGAGGAGACCGTGCGAGTGGTCGCTCTGGACAAGAACTTCCACATGAAGTGCTACAAGTGCGAG GACTGCGGGAAGCCACTGTCCATCGAGGCAGATGACAATGGCTGCTTCCCCCTGGACGGCCACGTGCTCTGCCGGAAGTGCCACACCGCCAGAGCCCAGACCTGA